A single region of the candidate division WOR-3 bacterium genome encodes:
- the glmM gene encoding phosphoglucosamine mutase, which translates to MARIFSVSGVRGIALKELGYGSASFYAQVYAFFLNAKRMVVGHDTRESYPQISGGVADGFNIMGCEVIDLGVAPTPTVVFMVRKLKADGGAVATASHNPPEWNGIKFITDRGEFLNEQEFRRFSVFVDFFNAYPSKMIEFMGYFGECKEYKNPYEEHIKEIINHFRLKNLGLRIGVDAVCGAGSKALPALLEMAGCRVYKIHCNFKPRFPRPPEPMPENITKLCALVKRYHLDLGFALDPDGDRLSIVDEKGNAIGEEKTLVLAADYILNRRKGPVVTNLSTTSLMDYIARKHKCPIHRTKVGEANVVAKMNEVRAVIGGEGNGGVIYPRINRTRDALTGVGIILKMLSTTEKRLSEIVASYPDYFMLKDKVGISREDFEKKRELILKKFRGQFDFTDGIRITERNNWIHIRPSNTEPIVRIIVEAKDKRKAKGLIDQAKELLQI; encoded by the coding sequence ATGGCACGAATTTTTTCTGTTTCCGGCGTTCGTGGTATTGCACTCAAGGAGTTGGGCTATGGGAGTGCATCTTTCTATGCCCAGGTGTATGCATTTTTTCTGAATGCAAAGAGGATGGTTGTCGGTCACGATACGAGAGAATCATATCCTCAGATAAGTGGTGGAGTCGCTGATGGTTTTAATATAATGGGTTGTGAAGTGATTGACTTAGGGGTGGCACCTACTCCCACGGTCGTTTTTATGGTGCGGAAACTTAAAGCCGATGGCGGCGCGGTCGCCACCGCCAGCCATAATCCTCCGGAATGGAATGGGATAAAATTTATTACCGACCGGGGCGAATTTCTAAATGAGCAGGAATTCCGGAGATTTTCCGTTTTTGTTGATTTCTTTAATGCTTATCCAAGTAAAATGATTGAATTCATGGGCTATTTTGGGGAATGTAAAGAATATAAAAATCCTTACGAAGAACATATAAAGGAAATAATCAATCATTTTAGACTAAAGAATCTCGGATTGCGAATCGGTGTGGACGCAGTTTGTGGAGCGGGTTCAAAAGCCCTGCCTGCCCTCCTGGAAATGGCAGGTTGCAGGGTGTATAAAATCCATTGTAATTTCAAACCCCGCTTTCCCCGGCCACCTGAACCCATGCCCGAAAATATTACAAAATTGTGTGCCCTGGTAAAAAGATACCACCTTGATTTAGGATTTGCCCTGGATCCGGATGGCGATAGATTATCCATTGTTGATGAAAAAGGGAATGCGATTGGTGAGGAAAAAACCCTGGTACTTGCGGCTGATTATATTTTGAACAGAAGAAAAGGACCTGTGGTCACGAATCTTTCAACTACGAGTTTGATGGATTATATTGCCCGTAAACACAAATGCCCAATACATCGCACAAAAGTCGGTGAGGCGAATGTGGTAGCGAAAATGAATGAAGTAAGGGCAGTGATTGGCGGTGAGGGGAATGGTGGTGTGATATATCCAAGGATAAATCGCACACGGGATGCCTTGACCGGTGTCGGGATCATTCTGAAAATGCTCAGCACCACTGAGAAACGGCTTTCAGAAATTGTAGCATCTTACCCAGATTATTTTATGCTCAAGGATAAGGTGGGTATCAGCCGCGAGGATTTTGAAAAGAAAAGAGAACTGATTTTAAAGAAGTTCAGAGGTCAGTTTGATTTTACTGATGGCATCAGGATAACCGAAAGGAACAACTGGATTCATATTCGTCCTTCAAATACCGAACCGATTGTCCGTATCATTGTTGAGGCAAAAGATAAGAGAAAGGCAAAAGGATTGATAGATCAAGCAAAAGAGCTCTTGCAAATTTAA
- the xylB gene encoding xylulokinase — protein sequence MKELLLGIDIGTTGAKVVLLAPDGKIIATSTNEYPVYIPKPNWSEQNPGDWWKATIKGITQVLKKSHTNPNHIAGIGLTGQMHGLVILDNKKSVLRNCILWNDQRTVKECEEINSLIGPERMIKIAGKPCLPSFTAGKILWVKNNEPEIYKRIAHILLPKDYVRFKLTGNLGMDVADASGTCLFDVAKRDWSEQIINGLKINRDWLPPIFESPAVCGYISKSAAKLTGLKQGTPVIAGAGDQAAQAIGTGIYEPGTVSVTIGTSGVVFAAIDRYQYDSTGRLHTYCHATFDMWHLMGVMLSAGGSLRWCRDLLYKNEKRYAEKQGIDIYDMMTKEAGKIPPGAEGLLFLPYLSGERTPHPDPYARGVFFGLSLKHSRPHLTRAVIEGITFGLKDCLELLNGMGIRFNRVRVSGGGAKSLLWRKIMANVFNLDIVTVNATEGAAFGAALLAGVGTGVYKDAKEGCRKTIYETGITKPDKNAEIYQKCYKLYRSLYPAVREYFRDLSKIAE from the coding sequence ATGAAAGAGTTATTGCTGGGGATTGATATTGGCACGACCGGAGCCAAGGTCGTTTTGCTCGCTCCGGATGGTAAAATTATTGCCACTTCTACAAACGAATATCCTGTATACATACCAAAACCAAATTGGTCTGAGCAGAATCCCGGAGACTGGTGGAAGGCGACGATAAAGGGAATAACACAGGTATTAAAAAAATCCCACACCAATCCGAACCATATCGCAGGAATCGGACTGACCGGACAGATGCACGGGTTGGTCATCCTTGATAATAAAAAAAGTGTTCTAAGAAATTGTATCCTCTGGAATGACCAGCGCACAGTAAAAGAGTGTGAAGAAATAAATTCACTTATTGGTCCAGAAAGGATGATTAAGATTGCTGGAAAACCCTGCCTGCCAAGTTTTACTGCAGGTAAAATCCTGTGGGTAAAGAATAATGAACCAGAAATCTATAAAAGAATTGCCCATATCCTTTTGCCCAAAGACTATGTGCGATTCAAACTCACTGGAAACCTGGGTATGGATGTGGCAGATGCCTCAGGAACCTGTCTATTTGATGTCGCAAAGAGAGACTGGTCAGAACAAATTATAAACGGACTGAAGATAAATAGAGACTGGTTGCCACCTATTTTTGAATCACCGGCGGTATGCGGATATATTAGCAAATCAGCCGCAAAATTGACCGGCTTAAAACAAGGTACACCGGTCATTGCCGGTGCTGGTGACCAGGCGGCGCAGGCAATCGGAACCGGGATCTATGAACCTGGCACTGTATCCGTAACAATTGGTACATCCGGTGTTGTATTTGCGGCGATTGATAGATATCAATATGACTCAACCGGAAGATTACACACCTATTGCCATGCTACATTTGATATGTGGCATTTGATGGGTGTGATGCTTTCTGCGGGAGGAAGCCTGAGATGGTGCAGGGATTTATTATACAAAAATGAGAAACGCTATGCCGAAAAGCAAGGGATTGATATCTATGATATGATGACCAAAGAAGCAGGAAAAATCCCACCCGGTGCTGAAGGGTTGCTCTTTCTCCCTTATCTTTCCGGTGAAAGAACACCCCATCCTGACCCCTATGCCCGTGGCGTATTCTTTGGATTATCATTGAAACACAGCAGACCCCATCTGACACGGGCGGTGATTGAAGGTATAACATTTGGTTTAAAGGACTGCCTTGAATTATTGAATGGTATGGGAATAAGATTCAACCGGGTTCGGGTATCGGGTGGTGGTGCAAAATCTTTGTTATGGCGTAAGATAATGGCGAATGTCTTTAACCTTGATATTGTAACTGTGAATGCAACCGAGGGCGCCGCATTCGGCGCCGCACTCCTTGCCGGTGTGGGAACCGGGGTCTATAAGGATGCAAAAGAAGGTTGCAGAAAGACAATCTATGAGACAGGAATTACAAAACCGGATAAAAATGCGGAAATATATCAAAAATGCTACAAATTATACAGGTCACTCTATCCGGCAGTCAGGGAATATTTTAGGGATTTAAGCAAAATTGCGGAGTAA
- a CDS encoding beta-galactosidase, giving the protein MFSLSIKDKKIYLDQKAIPLLSGEVHYWRLAPQSWKVILEKVKELGIQIVSTYICWQFHEFEVNKYDFTGKTDPRRDLKSFLELLSEMDFYIIIRPGPYIYSEWINFGVPERLVPYHRLHPEFKKEAAHWIQEITEFLKPYFATNGGRIILLQPDNEIHPFINFYGEQLGLGNTPGMFQEFLEKRYRDITNLNKLWKSDYSRFSDVRAFDDVSKVDCRRIDVVRFLLWYTKEVARWNKEIYQKCGVDIPLYFNVDTIGVQPWPLLEKVADISAPDYYPTNEFVGRPDEHRHFLFSIRYVASYSRLPFIAELESGIWHGWHYQTGALSANHYRLLCLSALLAGAVGWNWYMLVNRDNWYMSPINEWGIERPELFSVFKKIVEVYYELKPPDLKRLCDIGIAVDFLQQAVCNKQNEITSGIYAGADLLKPFYDTGIDFEFFDLNYNECDKPVLFYAGEEWLSADYQNRILKYIENGGHFIIIGKPFLFDDNFQEANILNIPTPEGIIGYELSPRKLLLRLGNREINTQSPYIYYFKEVPGVPIMAKCLNTTFWFTNLPLGSEYIVGYTQNIGKGRLTFIGLKPEAGLITALLEGLEIKVYCRAEENNIHSALFKRDNTYYLIAVNNNNNPSGVKFTIKLGLEGIYRVTDLVLNKTEMVDFQHQNFIYWHINRKDGIVLKIAPQEG; this is encoded by the coding sequence TTGTTTAGTCTCTCTATAAAAGACAAAAAAATCTATCTTGACCAAAAGGCGATTCCTTTGCTCAGTGGTGAGGTCCATTACTGGCGGCTCGCACCCCAATCCTGGAAGGTGATTCTTGAAAAGGTCAAAGAACTTGGAATTCAAATTGTATCAACATATATCTGCTGGCAGTTCCATGAGTTTGAAGTCAATAAATATGATTTTACTGGTAAGACCGACCCGAGAAGAGACTTAAAATCTTTCTTAGAACTACTTAGCGAAATGGATTTTTATATTATTATCAGACCCGGTCCTTATATCTATTCAGAATGGATAAATTTTGGTGTACCTGAACGGCTTGTCCCTTATCACCGGCTCCACCCGGAATTTAAGAAAGAGGCAGCCCACTGGATTCAGGAGATAACCGAATTTTTAAAACCATACTTTGCCACGAATGGCGGAAGGATAATCCTTTTACAGCCGGATAATGAGATCCATCCATTTATTAATTTCTATGGTGAACAACTCGGGCTTGGTAATACCCCGGGTATGTTTCAGGAATTCTTGGAGAAGCGCTACCGTGATATTACAAATTTGAACAAATTATGGAAAAGCGATTATTCAAGGTTTTCTGATGTCCGGGCATTTGATGATGTATCAAAAGTTGATTGTAGAAGAATAGATGTCGTGAGATTTTTATTGTGGTATACAAAAGAGGTCGCCAGATGGAATAAAGAAATCTATCAGAAATGTGGTGTTGATATACCGCTCTATTTCAATGTTGATACAATTGGTGTCCAGCCCTGGCCCCTGCTGGAAAAGGTCGCTGATATATCTGCCCCGGATTATTATCCAACGAATGAATTTGTAGGGCGTCCGGATGAACACCGCCATTTTCTCTTTTCCATTCGTTATGTCGCTTCTTATTCAAGATTACCATTTATTGCGGAATTAGAATCCGGGATATGGCATGGCTGGCATTATCAAACCGGTGCCCTGAGTGCCAATCATTATCGTTTATTATGCCTTTCTGCATTACTCGCTGGTGCAGTCGGCTGGAACTGGTATATGCTTGTGAATCGTGATAACTGGTATATGAGCCCGATAAATGAATGGGGCATAGAGCGTCCAGAACTATTTTCCGTATTCAAAAAAATTGTTGAGGTCTATTATGAACTAAAACCACCTGATTTAAAACGACTTTGTGATATTGGAATAGCCGTTGATTTTCTCCAGCAGGCAGTTTGTAATAAACAGAATGAGATAACCTCTGGCATTTATGCCGGTGCAGATTTATTAAAACCCTTTTATGATACAGGTATAGATTTTGAATTCTTTGACCTGAATTATAACGAATGTGATAAACCAGTCCTTTTTTATGCAGGTGAAGAATGGTTGTCAGCTGATTATCAAAACAGGATTTTAAAATACATCGAGAATGGTGGACATTTTATAATAATTGGCAAACCATTCTTATTTGATGACAATTTCCAGGAAGCAAACATACTAAATATACCGACACCCGAAGGTATTATCGGCTATGAATTGAGCCCCAGAAAACTCCTGCTCAGACTCGGCAATAGAGAAATCAATACCCAATCACCTTATATCTATTATTTTAAGGAAGTTCCTGGAGTGCCGATAATGGCGAAATGTCTCAATACTACATTCTGGTTTACGAATTTACCCTTGGGCAGTGAATATATCGTCGGCTATACCCAGAATATAGGAAAGGGAAGATTGACATTCATTGGTTTGAAACCAGAGGCTGGACTGATTACTGCGCTTTTGGAAGGATTAGAAATAAAGGTCTATTGCCGTGCCGAAGAAAATAATATCCATTCGGCATTATTTAAACGCGATAATACTTATTATCTCATTGCGGTAAATAACAATAATAATCCATCAGGGGTCAAATTCACGATTAAATTGGGATTGGAAGGCATTTATCGGGTAACTGATTTGGTATTAAACAAGACCGAGATGGTCGATTTTCAACACCAGAATTTTATATACTGGCATATCAATAGAAAAGACGGGATTGTCCTAAAAATCGCGCCCCAGGAGGGATGA
- a CDS encoding TIM barrel protein, producing the protein MAIVDLREQAKRRSPKELIQHLKNFKLNLKFSAGIWYFSPPDSRFHDKYKKELSIKKRLDIAAKLLDYGLTGIEAHYPNEINEKNLELWKKFLRSTGMRLVTIVPLLFRDKDFEFGSLSNPIEKYRQKAIDLTIETLRLNKEFDTDFAVVWPGIDGYENPFGIDFFQMWDRFAQGLAFAMDKVPGVRIAFEPKPYEPRGRILFGTTAEGLLLCHKVESLLKNKKNLALLKQGHKLCCMNPEVGHALMAYEDLAYAYSLPLSEARLAHMHLNSQPLGNFDQDLNIGVVSPEQFEALLYVLKMHSYNGWFGIDINPERMDVQTAIKISIDAIRSANDRINELDHESIVYAINNPDKARGWIEAYLIRMRALRPEILPELPRLKIK; encoded by the coding sequence ATGGCAATCGTCGACCTACGGGAACAGGCAAAACGCCGGAGCCCGAAAGAACTCATTCAACATCTGAAAAATTTTAAACTCAATTTAAAATTTTCCGCGGGTATCTGGTATTTCTCTCCCCCGGACTCAAGATTTCATGATAAATATAAAAAAGAGCTAAGTATAAAAAAACGTCTGGATATCGCTGCAAAACTTTTGGATTATGGACTTACCGGCATTGAGGCACATTATCCCAATGAAATAAACGAAAAAAATCTTGAATTGTGGAAGAAATTTTTGAGGTCAACAGGAATGAGACTCGTTACAATCGTTCCCCTTTTATTCCGGGATAAGGATTTTGAATTCGGCTCTCTTTCAAATCCAATTGAAAAATACCGACAGAAGGCGATTGACCTGACAATAGAAACCCTGAGATTAAATAAAGAATTTGATACCGATTTTGCGGTTGTCTGGCCCGGTATTGATGGTTATGAAAATCCATTCGGGATTGATTTCTTTCAAATGTGGGATAGATTTGCCCAGGGGCTTGCCTTTGCAATGGATAAAGTCCCGGGTGTGCGGATTGCATTTGAACCAAAACCTTATGAGCCACGGGGCAGGATACTTTTTGGCACCACTGCAGAAGGCTTGCTCCTGTGCCACAAAGTGGAATCCCTTTTAAAGAACAAAAAGAACCTTGCATTATTGAAACAGGGGCATAAGTTGTGCTGTATGAATCCGGAAGTTGGACATGCACTTATGGCTTATGAAGACCTCGCCTATGCTTATTCACTACCCTTGAGCGAAGCAAGGCTTGCCCATATGCATCTCAATTCCCAGCCCCTTGGAAATTTTGACCAGGATTTGAATATCGGGGTCGTCTCACCAGAGCAATTTGAGGCACTCTTATATGTCTTAAAGATGCACTCGTATAATGGCTGGTTCGGAATTGATATAAATCCAGAAAGGATGGATGTCCAGACCGCAATAAAGATTTCTATTGATGCAATAAGGTCCGCAAATGACCGGATAAATGAACTTGACCATGAATCAATAGTGTATGCAATCAATAATCCTGATAAGGCACGTGGCTGGATTGAGGCATACCTGATACGAATGAGGGCATTGAGACCGGAGATATTACCCGAATTGCCCAGACTCAAAATTAAATGA